TTCCTGGTCGTCCACGTAGAACGGCTTGGACAAGGCGTCCGCCAGCTTGCGCACCCCCACCCCCCATCCCGGCCCCGGTGGATCCAAAACTCAAAACCGCCGAGACGGTCCGGGTGCGGCTGGAAAAACTGGATGAACTGATCAAACTCATGGGGGAGTTGGTCTCCAGTCACGCCCGCATGCGCCAACGGCTGATGGAGATCACCTCCCTGGATCACCAGTTGGCTCCCATTCCGGATCTGCCTGTGGTCTCCCAGTTGCACCGTTTCGCCCAACGTCTGCGGGAGGATGTGCTGGACCAGGAAACCTTGATGGCCGAATTGCACGACAAAACCCTGCTGATGCGCATGTTGCCTTTGGCCATTGTCCTGGAACCCGCCGAACGGCTGGTACGGGAGTTGGCCCGTTCCGTGGGCAAGGTGGCGGTATGTCACATTCAGGGCACGGAGATCGAACTGGACCGCCGCATCATCGACAAACTGTCGGATCCCATCATCCACCTGATCCGCAACGCCATCGATCATGGTCTGGAAACCCCGGAAAAACGTCTGGCCGCCGGAAAACCGGCCCAGGGACACCTGACGCTTTCGGCCCGTCAGGACGGGGGCTGGGTGGTGATCGATGTGACCGATGACGGTGGCGGCATTCCCCTCGACGCGGTACGCGCCAAAGCCGTGCGCATGGGCCTGATGGTGGCGGACAAGGCGGAGTCGTTGACCGAACGAGAAACCCTGGATTTGATCTTTCTGCCGGGTTTTTCCACCAATACCCTGGTCACGGATCTGTCGGGCCGGGGGGTGGGCATGGATGTGGTCAAGCAAACCATTCTGGATGATCTGCGGGGTGCGGTCGAAGTCGCCACCCGGGCCGGGGTGGGCACCACCTTCTCCCTGCGTTTGCCCCTTTCGCTGGCGGTGATGCGGGTGTTATTGGTGGAGGTGGATGGACAGGTATTCGGTTTCACCGCCCAGTACGTCACCGAACTCAGACGGGTCTCATCCGCCCTGGTCTTGACCCTGGCCGAACGGGAGGTGATCATCCTCCACAACGAATTCGTGCCCCTCACCCCCTTGTCCGCCCTGCTGGACATTCCGGATCACCTGACCCTCCCGCGCCGGGATTCCCCCCGCAACGCCGCCGCGGGTATGCTGGTGGTGGTGCTCACGGCGCGACAGGAAAAAATGGCCGTGGTGGTGGATGCCCTGCTGGACGAACACGACATGGTGATCCATCCCTTGCCCCCGTTGCTGCGCAAATTGCCCATGGTTTCCGGATTGGTGGTCACGGGCAACAACGAACTGGTCAGCGTGCTGCACGCTCCGGCGTTGTTCGATCAGGCCCGACGCCTGCGGGGGGAACCGGACCGGGGAGAATTCGTCGAAGACTGGAGCCGTCACGACCGGGTGCTGGTGGTGGACGACTCCCTGAATACCCGGGAAATCGAAAAGGATGTACTGGAAGCCTGTGGTTTCCGCGTCACCTTGGCCGAAGACGGCCTCGATGGACTGAGACAGGCCTTGGAAGAGGAGTTCGACGCGGTGCTGACCGATGTGGAAATGCCCGGAATGGATGGATTCTCGTTGACCGAACGACTCAGACGCGAAGAACGCTATCGCAACAAACCGATTGTGATTCTCACCTCCCGGG
Above is a genomic segment from Magnetococcales bacterium containing:
- a CDS encoding response regulator, which encodes PGRPRRTAWTRRPPACAPPPPIPAPVDPKLKTAETVRVRLEKLDELIKLMGELVSSHARMRQRLMEITSLDHQLAPIPDLPVVSQLHRFAQRLREDVLDQETLMAELHDKTLLMRMLPLAIVLEPAERLVRELARSVGKVAVCHIQGTEIELDRRIIDKLSDPIIHLIRNAIDHGLETPEKRLAAGKPAQGHLTLSARQDGGWVVIDVTDDGGGIPLDAVRAKAVRMGLMVADKAESLTERETLDLIFLPGFSTNTLVTDLSGRGVGMDVVKQTILDDLRGAVEVATRAGVGTTFSLRLPLSLAVMRVLLVEVDGQVFGFTAQYVTELRRVSSALVLTLAEREVIILHNEFVPLTPLSALLDIPDHLTLPRRDSPRNAAAGMLVVVLTARQEKMAVVVDALLDEHDMVIHPLPPLLRKLPMVSGLVVTGNNELVSVLHAPALFDQARRLRGEPDRGEFVEDWSRHDRVLVVDDSLNTREIEKDVLEACGFRVTLAEDGLDGLRQALEEEFDAVLTDVEMPGMDGFSLTERLRREERYRNKPIVILTSREKEEDKRRGMQVGADAYIVKGDFSQGNLVDTLRSLLGWRGR